A single region of the Gemmatimonadaceae bacterium genome encodes:
- the cphA gene encoding cyanophycin synthetase has product MKILDRNVYVGPSHYAHFPVIRLEVDLGALEAWPTMRLGRGFIDTLIERLPGLREHGCSYGEPGGFIRRMTEDEGTWLGHVFEHVVLEMQNTAGIAVTFGKTRSAGREGVYDVAFEYEQEDVGIEAADLSLDLLHSMLPPELRPDDFDPSFDWESRRDTFIRYAQRRALGPSTASIVHAAEKRGIPWIRLNEQSLIQLGYGVHQQRIQATVTGRTSHIAVELAGDKEETNKILANLGLPVPKQRLVQTAERAVSAADRIGRPVVLKPYNGNHGRGVSINLSTNAEIHEAFARAQEHSRSVIVETFITGHDHRMVVIDGELVAVSKREPGHVIGDGVHTIEQLVANVNADPRRGIGHEKVLTRIELDEQAMGLLDKLGYTPLTIPSVDEVVYLRLTANLSTGGTARDMTDLVHPDNAEMAVRAIKAIGLDIGGVDFLTPDITQSYKEIGGAICEINAAPGFRMHMAPSDGRPRDVAGKTIDMLFPAGAPVTIPIAAITGTNGKTTTSRMLAHIHKLSGKRVGLTTTDGVYIDGQRTVVGDMTGPTAARIVLSDPMVDVAVLETARGGLLRAGMATRYVDVGAVLNVRPDHLGQKNIDTLEQLAEIKRTVVEIARDTAVLNADDPHTLRMAAYTDAKHVCYVTLNPDHELVREHIRAGGRAIALENGINGSMITIYDHGAHIPLLWTHLIPATIEGKALHNVQNAMFAAAMAFAMGVRLEDIRHGLRTFDTSFFQAPGRLNVYDQHPFRVLFDYGHNADAIEQLCQLANRLDVKGRRICVLAAPGDRRDQDIAAIGDVAAAGLFDHYICRRDDSRRGRGDDEVPRMLEATLLSHGISQDRVEVIVDEQAAIDTALRHAQPGDLVLIFADALARGWKQITQFKPDFDRASLVSPKRQVPQTIAPDVVELADDDLPAAPPAADAPVRQITDTYAIPGSLRDKLPVSTHRDTEEAGTTIIRDDRGVYLAREAND; this is encoded by the coding sequence ATGAAGATCCTCGATCGCAACGTCTACGTCGGGCCCAGTCACTACGCACACTTCCCGGTCATCCGGCTGGAAGTGGACCTCGGTGCACTCGAAGCCTGGCCGACGATGCGACTGGGACGCGGTTTCATCGACACGCTCATCGAGCGCCTGCCCGGCCTGAGGGAGCACGGCTGCAGCTACGGCGAACCGGGTGGATTCATCCGCCGCATGACCGAGGATGAAGGCACCTGGCTCGGTCACGTGTTCGAGCACGTGGTGCTGGAGATGCAGAACACCGCCGGCATCGCCGTGACGTTCGGCAAGACGCGCAGCGCCGGCCGCGAGGGTGTCTACGACGTGGCGTTCGAGTACGAGCAGGAGGACGTGGGCATCGAGGCCGCCGACCTGTCGCTCGACCTGCTGCACTCCATGCTGCCGCCCGAGCTGCGCCCCGACGACTTCGACCCGAGTTTCGACTGGGAATCCCGCCGCGACACGTTCATCCGCTACGCCCAGCGCCGCGCCCTCGGCCCCAGCACCGCCAGCATCGTGCACGCCGCAGAGAAGCGCGGCATCCCGTGGATCCGGCTCAACGAGCAGTCGCTGATCCAGCTCGGCTACGGCGTGCACCAGCAGCGCATCCAGGCCACCGTCACCGGGCGCACGTCGCACATCGCCGTCGAGCTGGCCGGCGACAAGGAGGAGACGAACAAGATCCTCGCCAACCTCGGTTTGCCGGTGCCGAAGCAGCGGCTGGTACAGACGGCCGAGCGCGCGGTCAGTGCGGCAGATCGCATCGGGCGCCCGGTGGTGCTCAAGCCGTACAACGGCAACCATGGACGCGGTGTCTCGATCAACCTCAGCACCAACGCCGAGATCCACGAGGCCTTCGCGCGGGCGCAGGAACACTCGCGCAGCGTGATCGTCGAGACGTTCATCACCGGCCACGATCACCGCATGGTGGTGATCGACGGTGAGCTGGTCGCGGTATCGAAGCGCGAGCCCGGTCACGTCATCGGAGATGGCGTACACACCATCGAGCAGCTGGTCGCGAACGTGAACGCCGACCCGCGCCGCGGTATCGGCCACGAGAAGGTGCTCACCCGCATCGAGCTCGATGAGCAGGCGATGGGCCTGCTCGACAAGCTTGGCTACACGCCGCTGACGATCCCGTCCGTCGACGAGGTGGTCTATCTGCGCCTCACCGCCAACCTCAGCACCGGCGGCACCGCGCGCGACATGACCGACCTGGTGCACCCCGACAACGCCGAGATGGCGGTGCGGGCGATCAAGGCGATCGGGCTCGACATCGGGGGTGTGGACTTCCTCACCCCCGACATCACGCAGAGCTACAAGGAAATCGGCGGCGCGATCTGCGAGATCAACGCCGCCCCGGGCTTCCGCATGCACATGGCGCCCAGCGACGGGCGTCCGCGTGACGTGGCTGGCAAGACCATCGACATGCTCTTCCCCGCGGGCGCCCCGGTCACGATCCCCATCGCGGCCATCACCGGCACCAACGGCAAGACCACCACGTCGCGCATGCTGGCGCACATCCACAAGCTCTCGGGCAAGCGGGTGGGCCTCACCACCACCGACGGCGTCTACATCGATGGCCAGCGCACCGTCGTCGGCGACATGACCGGCCCCACCGCCGCGCGCATCGTGCTCAGCGACCCGATGGTGGACGTGGCCGTCCTCGAAACCGCACGCGGCGGCCTGCTGCGTGCCGGCATGGCCACCCGCTACGTGGACGTCGGCGCGGTGCTCAACGTGCGCCCCGACCACCTCGGCCAGAAGAACATCGACACCCTCGAGCAGCTGGCCGAGATCAAGCGCACGGTGGTGGAGATCGCGCGCGACACGGCGGTGCTGAATGCCGACGATCCGCACACGCTGCGGATGGCGGCCTACACCGACGCGAAGCACGTCTGCTATGTGACGCTGAACCCGGACCACGAGCTGGTGCGCGAGCACATTCGCGCCGGCGGCCGCGCCATTGCGCTCGAGAACGGGATCAACGGGTCGATGATCACCATCTACGACCACGGCGCACACATCCCGCTGCTCTGGACGCACCTCATCCCGGCGACCATCGAGGGCAAGGCGCTGCACAACGTGCAGAACGCGATGTTCGCCGCGGCGATGGCGTTCGCGATGGGCGTGCGCCTCGAGGACATCCGCCACGGCCTGCGCACCTTCGACACCAGCTTCTTCCAGGCGCCGGGCCGGTTGAACGTGTACGACCAGCATCCGTTCCGCGTGCTCTTCGACTACGGCCACAACGCCGACGCCATCGAGCAGCTCTGCCAGCTCGCCAATCGGCTCGACGTGAAGGGGCGCCGCATCTGCGTGCTCGCCGCCCCCGGTGACCGTCGCGACCAGGATATCGCCGCCATCGGTGACGTGGCCGCCGCCGGCCTCTTCGACCACTACATCTGCCGCCGCGATGACAGCCGCCGCGGCCGTGGCGACGACGAGGTGCCGCGCATGCTGGAGGCCACCCTGCTCTCGCATGGCATCAGCCAGGACCGGGTGGAGGTCATCGTCGACGAGCAGGCGGCGATCGATACCGCGCTGCGGCACGCGCAGCCGGGTGACCTGGTGCTCATCTTCGCCGATGCGCTCGCACGCGGCTGGAAGCAGATCACGCAGTTCAAGCCGGACTTCGACCGGGCATCTCTCGTCTCGCCGAAGCGCCAGGTGCCGCAGACGATCGCGCCGGACGTGGTCGAACTGGCCGATGACGACCTGCCCGCCGCGCCGCCTGCGGCCGACGCGCCCGTGCGCCAGATCACGGACACCTATGCCATCCCCGGCTCGCTGCGCGACAAGCTGCCGGTCTCGACGCATCGCGACACCGAGGAAGCCGGCACCACCATCATCCGCGATGATCGTGGTGTGTACCTTGCCCGCGAAGCCAACGACTGA
- a CDS encoding cyanophycinase encodes MTTTHSKGWLIPIGGKLTDAAILDRFIGICGRNPVIAIIPTASEEADMGEWYEKQFRKMGVKYARALNFQRRSDCDDRDWLGELEDCDGVFITGGNQLRLTNIMGGTPASRLLRARFAAGMPVAGTSAGAAVMSEHMIGGGEEGPTPRAGIVTLVPGFGLTNDIIIDQHFRQRDRLGRLLTALSSHPGFLGLGVDEDTAAFISPDDEIDVMGTSAVTVIDTSKTEFTSMWLAGKYDPITMIGLRMHLLTQGAGYDMRTRKAHGSNVVTLQHSGLPE; translated from the coding sequence ATGACGACCACCCACAGCAAAGGCTGGCTCATCCCCATCGGCGGCAAGCTCACCGACGCCGCCATCCTCGACCGGTTCATCGGCATCTGCGGCCGCAACCCGGTCATCGCCATCATCCCCACCGCCTCCGAAGAGGCGGACATGGGTGAATGGTACGAGAAGCAGTTCCGGAAGATGGGCGTGAAATACGCCCGCGCCCTGAACTTCCAGCGCCGCAGCGACTGCGACGATCGCGACTGGCTCGGCGAGCTGGAAGACTGCGACGGCGTCTTCATCACCGGCGGCAACCAGCTCCGTCTCACCAACATCATGGGCGGCACCCCCGCCTCCCGCCTGCTGCGCGCACGCTTCGCCGCCGGCATGCCGGTGGCCGGCACCAGCGCCGGTGCCGCGGTGATGTCGGAGCACATGATCGGCGGCGGCGAGGAAGGGCCGACACCTCGCGCCGGCATCGTCACGCTGGTACCGGGCTTCGGCCTCACCAACGACATCATCATCGACCAGCACTTCCGCCAGCGCGACCGACTCGGCCGCCTGCTCACCGCCCTCTCCTCCCACCCGGGCTTCCTCGGACTCGGCGTGGACGAGGACACGGCGGCCTTCATCAGCCCCGACGACGAGATCGACGTCATGGGCACCAGCGCCGTCACCGTCATCGACACCTCGAAAACCGAGTTCACGTCCATGTGGCTGGCCGGGAAGTACGATCCCATCACGATGATCGGCCTGCGCATGCACCTGCTCACGCAGGGCGCCGGCTACGACATGCGCACCCGCAAGGCCCACGGCAGCAACGTGGTCACCCTCCAGCACTCTGGCCTGCCTGAATGA
- a CDS encoding Na+:solute symporter — protein MNISWIDWVIAAASILVCFVPALFLAKRSRDSTAEFFASGRSVPWWLAGLSMVATTFSSDTPNWVTEQVRRYGVAGNWQWWAFVLTGLATVFFFARLWRRSGVLTDLEFYELRYSGQSASVVRGFRAVYLGLFFNCFIMGTVTLAACKIANILFGMPAWQTILVTGLLNVVFAAHSGLWGVLVIDMIQFFIKMTAVFAAAFFSLVEVGRRLAGDASAWVGLKLLVGKLSTLQVVQSTAAGAQPVMSASDGSGQPILDMMPNFAMSDLALMIFILPIAISWWANWYPGAEPGGGSYIAQRMLASKSEKDALGGTLFFNVAHYVLRPWPWIITALCSIIVYPDLASIKAAFPEANVSLIGHDSAFPAMLKFLPVGFVGLMIGGLLAANSSTILTHLNWGSSYLVHDFYRRFIRTDATERHYVNVGRVCTLGLYLFAALLSLTLSSAQQAFQVLLSIGAGTGLLYIARWFWWRVSAWCEIVAMVVSLVTSLAVPYFMPGASFATTTIWQVGITTIAWLVTAFVGPVTDRAKLISFVQKVKPAGPGWTEIRKAAGISDAEVALENRVGGALAGWISGCVVIWSALFAIGSFLYAPGDPSRWPAAWILLGVFVVSGLVLLRVTKQLWADSTESQAREDARVARG, from the coding sequence GTGAACATCTCCTGGATCGACTGGGTCATCGCCGCCGCGAGCATCCTCGTGTGCTTCGTGCCGGCCCTGTTCCTCGCCAAGCGGTCGCGTGACAGCACGGCCGAGTTCTTCGCCTCGGGGCGCAGCGTGCCGTGGTGGCTGGCGGGCCTGTCGATGGTCGCGACCACGTTCTCGTCCGACACCCCCAACTGGGTCACCGAGCAGGTGCGGCGCTACGGCGTGGCCGGCAACTGGCAGTGGTGGGCGTTCGTGCTCACCGGCCTCGCGACGGTGTTCTTCTTCGCGCGGCTCTGGCGCCGCTCGGGGGTGCTCACGGATCTCGAGTTCTACGAGCTGCGCTACTCGGGACAGTCGGCGTCGGTGGTGCGCGGGTTCCGCGCCGTGTACCTGGGGCTGTTCTTCAACTGCTTCATCATGGGCACGGTCACGCTGGCCGCCTGCAAGATCGCCAACATCCTGTTCGGGATGCCGGCGTGGCAGACGATCCTCGTCACCGGCCTGCTGAACGTCGTGTTCGCCGCGCACTCCGGGCTCTGGGGGGTGCTGGTGATCGACATGATCCAGTTCTTCATCAAGATGACCGCCGTCTTCGCCGCGGCGTTCTTCTCGCTGGTGGAGGTGGGGCGCCGCCTGGCGGGTGACGCGAGTGCGTGGGTCGGCCTCAAGCTGCTGGTCGGCAAGCTGTCGACGCTGCAGGTGGTGCAGTCCACCGCGGCGGGCGCCCAGCCGGTGATGTCGGCCTCCGACGGCAGCGGCCAGCCGATCCTCGACATGATGCCGAACTTCGCCATGTCGGACCTGGCGCTGATGATCTTCATCCTGCCGATCGCCATCAGCTGGTGGGCCAACTGGTACCCCGGCGCCGAGCCGGGGGGCGGGTCGTACATCGCGCAGCGGATGCTGGCGTCGAAGTCGGAGAAGGACGCGCTGGGCGGCACGCTGTTCTTCAATGTGGCGCACTACGTGCTGCGCCCGTGGCCCTGGATCATCACCGCGCTCTGCTCCATCATCGTCTATCCCGACCTCGCCAGCATCAAGGCGGCGTTCCCCGAGGCCAACGTCTCGCTCATCGGCCACGACTCGGCCTTCCCGGCGATGCTCAAGTTCCTGCCGGTGGGGTTCGTCGGGCTGATGATCGGCGGGCTGCTGGCGGCCAACAGCTCCACCATCCTGACGCACCTCAACTGGGGCTCGTCGTACCTGGTGCACGACTTCTACCGCCGTTTCATCCGCACCGACGCCACGGAGCGCCACTACGTGAACGTGGGGCGGGTGTGCACCCTCGGGCTGTACCTGTTCGCGGCGCTGCTCAGCCTCACGCTCAGCTCCGCGCAGCAGGCGTTCCAGGTGCTGCTCTCGATCGGTGCCGGTACGGGATTGTTGTACATCGCGCGCTGGTTCTGGTGGCGCGTGTCGGCGTGGTGCGAGATCGTGGCGATGGTGGTGTCACTGGTGACGTCGCTGGCGGTGCCGTACTTCATGCCCGGCGCCAGCTTCGCGACGACGACGATCTGGCAGGTCGGCATCACGACGATCGCGTGGCTGGTGACGGCGTTCGTGGGCCCGGTCACCGATCGCGCGAAACTGATCAGCTTCGTGCAGAAGGTGAAGCCCGCAGGGCCGGGCTGGACGGAGATCCGGAAGGCGGCCGGGATCTCGGATGCGGAAGTCGCGCTGGAGAACCGCGTGGGTGGTGCGCTGGCGGGGTGGATCAGCGGGTGCGTGGTGATCTGGTCGGCACTGTTCGCGATCGGGAGCTTCCTGTATGCGCCGGGTGATCCGTCGCGCTGGCCGGCGGCGTGGATCCTGCTGGGGGTGTTCGTGGTGAGTGGGCTGGTGCTGCTGCGGGTGACGAAGCAGCTGTGGGCGGACAGCACGGAGAGCCAGGCGCGAGAGGATGCGCGGGTGGCGCGGGGGTAG
- a CDS encoding type II toxin-antitoxin system PemK/MazF family toxin translates to MRGEVWWAELPEPDGAEPGFRRPVLIVQADAFNRSRVATVIVVALTTSMRLLDAPGNVLIPAKASGLPRDSVANVSQLVTIDRIVLTEQAGQLPRAVMQHVARGLRLVLGLDGR, encoded by the coding sequence ATGCGCGGGGAAGTATGGTGGGCGGAACTGCCGGAGCCTGATGGGGCCGAGCCCGGGTTCCGGCGACCGGTGTTGATCGTGCAGGCGGACGCGTTCAATCGCAGTCGGGTCGCCACGGTGATCGTGGTTGCCCTCACCACGTCGATGCGACTGCTCGATGCACCGGGGAATGTGCTCATCCCGGCGAAGGCCAGTGGCCTGCCGCGCGATTCGGTCGCGAATGTCAGTCAGCTCGTCACGATCGACCGGATCGTCCTCACCGAGCAGGCCGGGCAGCTGCCGCGCGCGGTGATGCAGCACGTGGCGCGCGGCCTGCGCCTGGTACTCGGGTTGGACGGGCGCTGA
- a CDS encoding beta-aspartyl-peptidase — translation MTIEQSEAGGMRLVLNADVYAPEHLGHRHILTGGGRILWMGTDRPSFPGYLGVEEVDLAGRQVIPGLIDGHCHVTGGGGEAGPASKVPAPLAESYRKAGVTTVVGVLGTDDVTRSTAELIAGVRALRAQGINAWCHTGGYHLPLTTLTGSVRSDIVNIDCVIGVGEVAISDHRSSQPTLDELLRIAADAHVAGLMTGKAGILHLHVGDGPRGLELIREALRVSEIPARVFNPTHVNRRKGLLHEAIALVKEHGCYIDITDFPVADGEDAYSAADALEVYWESGAPLDRVTVSSDGGGCLPVFGPDGQVVSYDVGDCSALMGTVRTLVGRGHALEQVLPAFTQNAAVLLRMRDVGELALGHRDDAVLFGAGPTSITRD, via the coding sequence ATGACTATCGAACAGAGCGAGGCCGGGGGGATGCGGCTGGTGCTGAACGCGGATGTATATGCGCCAGAACACCTTGGGCATCGGCACATCCTGACGGGGGGTGGGCGGATCCTGTGGATGGGGACGGACCGGCCGTCGTTTCCGGGCTACCTCGGGGTGGAGGAGGTGGACCTGGCGGGGCGGCAGGTGATCCCGGGGTTGATCGACGGGCATTGCCACGTGACCGGAGGCGGCGGCGAGGCGGGGCCGGCCTCGAAGGTCCCCGCTCCCTTGGCTGAGTCGTACCGGAAGGCGGGAGTGACGACGGTGGTGGGGGTGCTGGGGACCGATGATGTCACGCGGTCCACGGCGGAGCTGATCGCGGGGGTGCGTGCGCTGCGAGCGCAGGGGATCAACGCGTGGTGTCACACGGGCGGGTATCACCTGCCGCTGACGACGCTCACGGGGTCGGTGCGGTCGGACATCGTGAACATCGATTGTGTGATCGGGGTGGGTGAGGTCGCGATTTCAGATCACCGGTCATCGCAGCCGACGCTGGATGAGCTGCTGCGGATCGCGGCGGACGCGCACGTGGCGGGGTTGATGACAGGCAAGGCGGGGATCCTGCACCTGCACGTGGGTGATGGGCCGCGGGGCCTCGAGTTGATTCGTGAGGCGTTGCGGGTGTCGGAGATTCCGGCGCGGGTGTTCAATCCGACGCACGTGAACCGGCGGAAGGGGTTGCTGCACGAGGCGATTGCGCTCGTGAAAGAGCATGGGTGTTACATCGACATCACGGACTTTCCGGTGGCCGATGGTGAAGACGCCTATTCGGCTGCCGACGCGCTCGAGGTGTATTGGGAGTCGGGGGCGCCGCTCGACCGCGTCACTGTTTCGTCGGATGGTGGGGGGTGTTTGCCTGTCTTTGGGCCGGATGGGCAGGTGGTGTCGTACGACGTTGGGGATTGCTCGGCGTTGATGGGGACGGTGCGGACGTTGGTTGGGCGGGGGCATGCGCTGGAGCAGGTGCTGCCGGCGTTCACGCAGAATGCGGCGGTGCTGCTGCGGATGCGTGATGTTGGCGAACTCGCGCTGGGACATCGCGACGACGCCGTGTTGTTCGGCGCCGGCCCGACTTCGATCACGCGTGACTGA
- a CDS encoding multidrug effflux MFS transporter: MTSTPAAPRPIAFTEFVALIAALTALNALAIDSMLPALPQIGATLHVATDNQRQWVITAYLLGVSSTQMIYGVLSDRFGRKRVLLTGVGLYATFAIVAAFAASFTQLVWARALMGAGAAAVQVLAVSLVRDRFSGAQMARVMSLTFMVFLTAPVLAPSIGQAIMLVSSWRWIFGFLATFSLVLFTWAAFRLPETLHAEDRLPLELGRVGQAFRTVISSRVTVGYMFAAACVLGALFGFINSVQQVFTDIFHAPTIFPVIFACVAIGMAVSSLLNSRIVERLGVRYVSHRALIGFLTFGAAHLVVARAGYESIATFAVLQAAMMFCFGMIAANFASIAMEPLGHVAGTASSIYGSITMAVGSTLGFLIGQQFDGTAVPLTTGYVLCGVLALGIVAVTERGVLFWRVRSRAAGA; this comes from the coding sequence GTGACCAGCACCCCCGCCGCCCCCCGCCCCATCGCCTTCACCGAGTTCGTCGCCCTCATCGCCGCGCTGACCGCCCTCAACGCGCTCGCGATCGACTCGATGCTCCCCGCCCTGCCCCAGATCGGCGCCACCCTCCACGTCGCCACCGACAACCAGCGGCAGTGGGTCATCACCGCCTACCTCCTCGGCGTCAGCTCCACCCAGATGATCTACGGCGTGCTCTCCGACCGGTTCGGCCGGAAGCGGGTCCTGCTCACCGGCGTCGGCCTCTACGCCACCTTCGCCATCGTGGCCGCGTTCGCCGCCTCGTTCACGCAGCTGGTGTGGGCCCGCGCGCTGATGGGTGCCGGCGCCGCCGCCGTGCAGGTGCTGGCCGTTTCGCTGGTGCGCGACCGCTTCTCCGGCGCCCAGATGGCGCGCGTCATGTCGCTCACGTTCATGGTCTTCCTCACCGCGCCCGTGCTCGCACCGAGCATCGGCCAGGCGATCATGCTCGTCTCGTCGTGGCGATGGATCTTCGGGTTCCTGGCCACGTTCAGCCTGGTGCTGTTCACCTGGGCCGCGTTCCGCCTGCCCGAGACACTGCACGCCGAGGACAGGCTGCCGCTGGAGCTGGGGCGCGTGGGGCAGGCGTTCCGCACGGTGATCAGCTCACGCGTGACGGTGGGCTACATGTTCGCCGCCGCCTGCGTGCTGGGGGCGCTGTTCGGCTTCATCAACTCGGTGCAGCAGGTGTTCACCGACATCTTCCACGCCCCCACGATCTTCCCCGTCATCTTCGCCTGCGTGGCGATCGGGATGGCGGTCTCGTCGCTGCTCAACTCGCGCATCGTGGAGCGGCTGGGGGTGCGGTACGTGTCGCACCGGGCGCTGATCGGCTTCCTCACCTTCGGCGCGGCGCACCTGGTGGTGGCGCGGGCCGGCTACGAGAGCATCGCGACGTTCGCGGTGCTGCAGGCGGCGATGATGTTCTGCTTCGGGATGATCGCCGCCAACTTCGCCTCGATCGCGATGGAGCCGCTGGGGCACGTGGCGGGGACGGCGTCGTCGATCTACGGGTCGATCACGATGGCGGTGGGGTCGACGCTGGGGTTCCTGATCGGGCAGCAGTTCGACGGGACGGCGGTGCCGCTGACGACGGGGTACGTGCTGTGCGGGGTGCTGGCGCTGGGGATCGTGGCGGTGACGGAGCGGGGGGTGCTGTTCTGGCGGGTACGGTCGAGAGCCGCGGGCGCTTGA
- a CDS encoding Uma2 family endonuclease, which produces MCAAERRYTADDLADMPDDGNRYEVIDGVLYVTPAPVLSHQWVQARLIAVLPAYVQAIGLMLFVAPTAVRASEITEVQPDLLIFDPARVDPDEERRLPMSSLVLAVEILSPSTRHRDRGLKRRTYLANGVAEYWVVDAKRRSVDVWQAGAETPDVRVDTLTWQPVVGHAPLVINLGEIFTRVFDRR; this is translated from the coding sequence ATGTGTGCTGCCGAGCGTCGCTACACGGCTGACGATCTCGCCGACATGCCGGACGACGGCAACCGGTACGAGGTCATCGACGGGGTGTTGTACGTGACGCCCGCGCCGGTGTTGTCGCACCAGTGGGTGCAGGCGCGGTTGATCGCGGTGTTGCCGGCGTACGTGCAGGCCATCGGGCTGATGCTCTTCGTGGCGCCGACCGCAGTACGGGCATCGGAGATCACCGAGGTGCAGCCCGACCTGCTGATCTTCGATCCGGCGCGGGTCGATCCGGACGAGGAACGCCGGTTGCCGATGTCGTCGCTGGTGCTCGCGGTCGAGATTCTCTCGCCGTCCACGCGGCACCGCGACCGCGGGCTCAAGCGGCGCACCTACCTCGCGAACGGTGTGGCCGAGTACTGGGTCGTCGATGCCAAACGGCGCTCGGTGGACGTGTGGCAGGCGGGTGCAGAGACGCCGGACGTTCGCGTGGACACGCTCACGTGGCAGCCAGTGGTGGGGCATGCGCCGCTCGTGATCAACCTGGGAGAGATCTTCACGCGGGTATTTGACCGCCGGTAA